The following coding sequences lie in one Natrarchaeobius halalkaliphilus genomic window:
- a CDS encoding class I fructose-bisphosphate aldolase: protein MLPTSTGNAVIVAIDHGLSHGRLERFEDPEATLQTVLEGNPDGILAGIPFLRRFDSLLSEHPDLVTVGTVDQPVDSTLPGDRENAEIHHQAFSVEEAARVGVDAIKTALVFGREDPDVLANNLQLISEVSETARAYGIDSVVEPTLWGQRAEDELDAEYLAHANRIGFEIGADILKSPYTGDPESFAPIAEDAPVPMYIAGGPAQDDDAAVLEMVRSGMDAGIHGVMFGRTIWKHDDPAGMIAAIKSIVHEDASVQDAADHLH, encoded by the coding sequence ATGTTACCTACGAGTACGGGGAACGCCGTCATCGTCGCAATCGACCACGGACTGAGTCACGGCCGACTAGAGCGCTTTGAAGACCCGGAAGCGACCCTTCAGACGGTTCTCGAGGGAAATCCCGACGGCATCCTTGCCGGAATTCCCTTCCTTCGACGGTTCGACTCGCTGCTGTCCGAGCATCCGGACCTCGTCACGGTCGGAACCGTCGATCAGCCGGTCGACTCGACGCTCCCCGGCGATCGAGAGAACGCCGAAATCCACCACCAGGCATTCAGCGTCGAGGAGGCGGCGCGCGTCGGCGTCGACGCGATCAAAACGGCACTCGTCTTCGGTCGGGAAGATCCCGACGTCCTCGCGAACAATCTGCAACTCATCAGCGAGGTCTCGGAAACCGCACGCGCGTACGGGATCGACTCGGTCGTCGAACCGACGCTGTGGGGACAGCGGGCGGAAGACGAACTCGACGCGGAGTATCTGGCTCACGCGAATCGGATCGGTTTCGAAATCGGAGCCGACATCTTGAAGAGTCCGTACACCGGCGATCCAGAGTCCTTCGCACCGATCGCTGAAGACGCACCGGTACCGATGTACATCGCCGGTGGACCCGCACAGGACGACGACGCGGCGGTCCTCGAGATGGTCCGATCCGGAATGGACGCGGGTATACACGGCGTCATGTTCGGCCGAACGATCTGGAAACACGACGACCCGGCCGGCATGATCGCCGCGATCAAATCGATCGTCCACGAGGACGCGTCGGTCCAGGACGCCGCCGACCACCTCCACTGA
- a CDS encoding aldo/keto reductase gives MTPDIPPIGLGTDQNTALEDDFEVDFEACVETVTNAIEIGYRHIDTAQIYGTEPCVGAAIERSTVPRDDLFVATKVHYQRAEYEDALESVEQSLEDLGLEQIDLLYVHWPAGTYDPEGTLRAFNELHDRGVVANVGVSNFTPALLDEARDLLEPPIVAHQVELHPLLQQTELREYAERHDHRMVAYSPLIRGRVGDVPELASVAAKHDVSPAQVSLAWMAQKDVVPVPKASSETHRRENAEAIRLELDDEDIDTIDSIDQEQRIIDFEFAPWNDERN, from the coding sequence ATGACACCAGATATTCCGCCGATCGGACTCGGAACGGACCAGAATACCGCACTCGAGGACGACTTCGAGGTCGACTTCGAGGCCTGCGTCGAGACGGTCACGAACGCCATCGAAATCGGCTATCGACACATCGACACCGCCCAGATATACGGGACGGAGCCGTGCGTCGGAGCCGCTATCGAACGGTCGACCGTCCCCCGAGACGACCTCTTCGTCGCGACGAAAGTTCACTATCAACGCGCCGAGTACGAGGACGCACTCGAGTCGGTCGAGCAGAGTCTCGAGGACCTCGGACTCGAGCAGATCGATCTGCTGTACGTCCACTGGCCAGCCGGGACCTACGATCCCGAAGGGACGTTGCGAGCGTTCAACGAACTCCACGACAGGGGCGTCGTCGCGAACGTCGGAGTGAGCAATTTCACGCCGGCGCTGCTCGACGAAGCACGCGATCTGCTCGAACCACCGATCGTCGCCCATCAGGTCGAACTTCACCCGCTGTTACAGCAGACCGAGCTTCGCGAGTACGCGGAGAGACACGACCACCGAATGGTCGCCTATTCGCCGCTGATCCGTGGACGCGTCGGAGACGTACCCGAACTCGCTTCAGTCGCGGCGAAACACGATGTTTCTCCGGCCCAGGTCAGTCTCGCGTGGATGGCCCAAAAGGACGTCGTCCCGGTTCCGAAGGCGAGCAGCGAAACGCACCGTCGCGAAAACGCAGAGGCGATCCGTCTCGAGTTAGACGACGAAGATATCGACACGATCGATAGTATCGACCAGGAACAACGGATCATCGATTTCGAATTTGCACCCTGGAACGACGAGCGGAACTGA
- a CDS encoding ABC transporter permease, with protein sequence MISFVHTYFHNFLEEHTRYRRIYARFRRNTLAMFGLYFTIIYVIVAIVAPLIMPYDPGSTDGARRLLAPSLEHPFGTDRYGRDVFSRVLYGTRISLRVAALVVTIATVTGVVTGLVAGYYRSWVDEAISRTVDVFFAFPNILLGLIVVAILGPGLNQIILALGIAFAPIMTRITRGSAISVREEEYVLAAKSYGEHSFNIMFREMLPNMVSAVMVQATIIFAFSILAEAGLSYLGLSAQPPTPTWGVMISEGQRNLQTAPWISLFPGIAIMSTVLGLTFLGVGLRDALDPKTDVDADTTGGI encoded by the coding sequence ATGATCTCGTTCGTTCATACGTATTTTCACAACTTTCTCGAGGAACATACGCGTTATCGGCGGATCTACGCCCGATTCAGACGAAACACGCTGGCGATGTTCGGGCTCTACTTTACCATCATCTACGTTATCGTTGCGATCGTTGCGCCACTTATCATGCCGTACGATCCGGGATCGACGGACGGCGCTCGACGGCTACTGGCACCGTCGCTCGAGCACCCGTTCGGGACGGATCGATACGGTCGCGACGTCTTCTCTCGAGTGTTGTACGGAACACGAATTAGCCTCCGTGTCGCAGCCCTAGTCGTCACGATCGCGACCGTCACCGGAGTCGTCACCGGACTGGTCGCCGGCTACTATCGCTCCTGGGTCGACGAGGCGATTAGCCGGACGGTCGACGTCTTCTTTGCGTTTCCGAACATTCTCCTCGGCTTGATCGTCGTCGCGATTCTGGGTCCCGGCCTCAACCAGATTATTCTGGCACTCGGAATCGCGTTCGCTCCGATCATGACCCGGATCACGAGAGGGAGTGCGATCTCCGTGAGAGAAGAGGAGTACGTACTTGCTGCGAAATCGTACGGAGAACACTCGTTCAACATCATGTTCCGTGAAATGTTGCCGAATATGGTTTCTGCAGTGATGGTTCAGGCAACGATCATCTTCGCGTTTTCGATCCTCGCAGAAGCCGGACTGTCGTATCTCGGACTGAGCGCACAGCCGCCGACCCCGACGTGGGGCGTCATGATCAGCGAGGGACAGCGAAATCTCCAGACCGCTCCGTGGATCAGCCTCTTTCCGGGGATCGCGATCATGAGTACCGTCCTGGGACTTACGTTCCTCGGCGTCGGACTTCGAGATGCGCTCGATCCGAAGACGGATGTCGATGCTGATACAACGGGTGGAATATGA
- a CDS encoding ABC transporter permease produces the protein MSWSQYAIKRTLSSLFVLFGASVVIFSIVRLIPGDPAQVLLGDTAREAQLEVVRRELGLHRPVWEQYFIWLSDVLTLDLGRSYMNNQLITELIAIRYPRSLQLAIFTMIFASMIGIPLAIWGASNRNSSRDYLALFFSQFGVSIPSFFLGVVLILLFANYIPLFPPSGYMSFFDHPLGNVVHLFLPVVTLTVINAAIITRYLRSEMLENLNSEYVQTARAYGHSERRIILKYVAKNAMIPTITVIGIQFGGIIGGVVIIEEVFSYPGIGLLLLDSILRRDYPVIQISLLAIAATFIFVNLIVDLIYGYLDPRIRH, from the coding sequence ATGAGTTGGAGCCAGTACGCGATAAAACGTACCCTGTCCAGTCTATTCGTTCTGTTCGGTGCGTCGGTCGTCATTTTCTCTATCGTTCGGTTGATCCCCGGCGACCCGGCGCAAGTCTTACTGGGTGATACTGCACGCGAAGCACAACTCGAGGTCGTTCGTCGCGAACTCGGCCTCCATCGACCGGTCTGGGAGCAGTATTTCATCTGGTTGTCCGACGTTCTCACGCTCGACCTCGGTCGGAGCTACATGAACAATCAGTTGATAACCGAGCTCATCGCGATCCGTTATCCGCGTTCGCTTCAGCTGGCGATATTCACGATGATCTTTGCGTCGATGATCGGGATTCCACTCGCCATCTGGGGTGCCAGCAACCGAAACAGCTCCAGAGATTACCTCGCGTTGTTTTTCTCCCAGTTCGGCGTCTCGATTCCGAGTTTCTTTCTCGGCGTCGTCCTCATCCTGCTCTTTGCGAACTACATTCCGCTCTTTCCGCCGTCGGGATACATGTCATTCTTCGATCACCCACTCGGTAACGTCGTCCACCTCTTCTTGCCAGTCGTGACACTCACGGTGATCAACGCCGCGATCATCACGCGCTATTTGCGTTCGGAAATGCTCGAAAACCTGAACTCCGAGTACGTTCAGACCGCTCGAGCGTACGGGCACTCCGAGCGACGGATCATTCTGAAATACGTCGCGAAGAACGCGATGATCCCGACGATAACGGTCATCGGGATCCAGTTCGGCGGAATCATCGGCGGCGTGGTCATCATCGAGGAAGTGTTTTCCTACCCGGGAATCGGGCTGTTGCTTCTCGATTCGATTCTGCGACGCGATTACCCTGTGATTCAGATCTCGTTGCTGGCCATCGCTGCGACGTTTATCTTCGTCAATTTGATCGTCGACCTGATATACGGCTATCTCGATCCGCGGATCAGACATTAG
- a CDS encoding ABC transporter substrate-binding protein: MKSENTVTELNRRQALTLLGGAGSAAMLAGCQDVGDDGDDDSSTLHVQLGGSLDSLDPQLAGLRNTQVVVNRVVEKLFEPDIEMEMEPVLAEGYELTDDGGSVIIQLRDGVMFHPPYEREMVAEDVVYNFDRVSDPDTGSPRQDNFDNLEDWYAEGDYELRIDFEEPEAALEATLANTGMHVLSPDALEEEGDASSHPVGTGPFVFEEWVTRDHIHLVAHDDYRVDGVPGVEEVYFRPIEEPATAITEIQEGEIEMLHDVPLDNAGQLEDDDDIQVQFVEAPDLRFRMMVNASDNEIDGRAPGAPTQSQNIRQAIAEAINQPDFVEIAAGGHADVGQTVYPEDNVWGVDYQPFSVEADPDRAQELIEESDFDAPVELTMISASDEDDLRTLGQLAQDQLNDAGFEVNLEEMEVASWVERLNAFEWDITPNHGSHSPDPALKRFERMFWTDEENVPYYESPDSNADRVFEIFEEDSSELSQDERYELYAEFQRLLCDDAVYLICCHPQNAHALRTYVEDFEIHPMDMYFPIHNARLEQ; the protein is encoded by the coding sequence ATGAAGTCAGAGAATACAGTAACAGAACTGAACAGGCGTCAGGCGCTTACCCTCCTCGGTGGGGCAGGTAGCGCTGCGATGCTCGCAGGGTGTCAGGACGTCGGTGATGACGGCGACGATGACAGCTCCACGCTGCACGTCCAACTTGGTGGCTCGCTCGACTCGCTCGATCCACAGTTAGCGGGATTGCGAAACACGCAGGTCGTCGTCAACAGGGTCGTCGAAAAGCTGTTCGAACCGGATATCGAGATGGAGATGGAACCGGTGCTCGCAGAAGGATACGAGCTGACCGACGACGGCGGCTCCGTGATTATTCAGCTTCGGGACGGCGTGATGTTCCATCCGCCGTACGAGCGAGAGATGGTCGCTGAAGACGTCGTCTACAACTTCGATCGGGTCTCGGATCCGGATACCGGCTCACCGCGTCAGGACAACTTCGACAATCTCGAAGACTGGTACGCAGAAGGCGATTACGAACTTCGAATCGACTTCGAAGAGCCCGAAGCGGCGCTCGAAGCGACGCTTGCGAACACTGGAATGCACGTTCTGTCTCCGGACGCACTCGAGGAGGAGGGCGATGCCTCGAGTCACCCGGTGGGGACCGGACCGTTCGTGTTCGAGGAGTGGGTTACCCGGGACCACATCCACCTCGTCGCTCACGACGACTACCGGGTCGACGGTGTTCCCGGCGTCGAAGAAGTCTATTTCAGGCCGATCGAGGAACCTGCGACGGCGATTACGGAAATTCAGGAAGGGGAGATCGAAATGCTTCACGACGTGCCACTCGACAACGCCGGCCAACTCGAGGACGACGACGATATCCAGGTGCAGTTCGTCGAAGCGCCGGACCTGCGGTTCCGGATGATGGTCAACGCCTCCGACAACGAAATCGACGGCCGCGCACCCGGCGCACCGACCCAGAGTCAGAACATCCGTCAGGCGATTGCAGAGGCAATCAACCAGCCCGACTTCGTCGAGATTGCAGCGGGAGGACACGCGGACGTTGGGCAGACGGTCTATCCGGAAGATAACGTCTGGGGAGTCGACTACCAGCCGTTCAGCGTCGAAGCCGATCCCGACCGGGCGCAGGAGCTGATCGAGGAGTCCGACTTCGACGCGCCGGTCGAATTGACCATGATCTCCGCGTCCGACGAAGACGACCTTCGAACCCTCGGCCAACTCGCTCAAGATCAGTTGAACGACGCCGGTTTCGAGGTCAACCTCGAGGAGATGGAGGTCGCCTCGTGGGTCGAACGGCTGAACGCCTTCGAGTGGGACATCACTCCGAACCACGGCTCACACAGCCCGGACCCCGCCCTGAAGCGCTTCGAGCGAATGTTCTGGACGGACGAGGAGAACGTGCCGTACTACGAGAGTCCCGACTCGAACGCCGACCGCGTCTTCGAAATCTTCGAGGAAGACAGTAGCGAACTTTCACAGGACGAACGATACGAACTGTACGCCGAATTCCAGCGCCTTCTCTGTGACGACGCCGTGTATCTCATCTGTTGTCATCCACAGAACGCACACGCGCTGCGAACGTACGTCGAGGACTTCGAGATCCACCCGATGGACATGTACTTCCCGATCCACAACGCCCGTCTCGAGCAGTAG